A window of the Serratia sarumanii genome harbors these coding sequences:
- the ggt gene encoding gamma-glutamyltransferase, producing MSAGLLKMIALSVALACPLPAAFAADLTAGAVAAPDRYGANVAAQILRGGGNAVDAAVATAFTLAVTYPEAGNIGGGGFMTLYVDGKPYFLDYREVAPKAAGKTMYLNEKGEVIENLSLVGSRAAGVPGTVLGLWEAHKRFGKLPWAELLTPAIGYARQGFTVADQQYQYREDANKLFAGKTNFGDYFGAMKPGAVFKQPELAATLERIAKSGADDFYHGETARLLVAQMQRDNGLIGAADLADYRVKWREPMRISWRGNTVYTAPLPSSGGIALAQLLGIKEDRAADFKGVPLNSARYIHLLAEIEKRVFADRADYLGDPDFTHVPEAQLIAPDYLKKRAAEINPTAISPTERVRPGLETHQTTHFSIVDAAGNAVSNTYTLNWDFGSGVVVKGAGFLLNDEMDDFSAKPGVANAFGVVGSDANAIEPGKRMLSSMSPTIITRDGEVSLVIGTPGGSRIFTSIFQVINNLYDYHLPLAQAVAAQRVHHQLLPKDTLYYDSFAPLTGKPADELKAMGYTLEDQGWNMGDIQAIRIDGRTPETASDPRGRGVGLVVNK from the coding sequence ATGTCTGCCGGTTTATTGAAAATGATAGCTCTGAGCGTGGCCCTGGCCTGCCCCCTTCCCGCCGCCTTTGCCGCCGATCTCACCGCCGGTGCGGTCGCCGCCCCGGATCGGTATGGCGCTAACGTCGCCGCGCAGATTCTGCGGGGCGGCGGCAATGCGGTTGACGCAGCGGTCGCCACCGCCTTTACCCTGGCGGTCACCTACCCTGAAGCCGGCAATATCGGCGGCGGCGGCTTTATGACGCTGTACGTCGACGGCAAACCCTATTTCCTCGACTACCGCGAAGTGGCGCCCAAGGCCGCCGGCAAAACTATGTATCTGAACGAGAAAGGCGAAGTGATCGAAAATCTAAGCCTGGTGGGCAGCCGCGCCGCCGGCGTGCCGGGCACCGTGCTGGGGTTGTGGGAAGCGCATAAACGCTTCGGCAAGCTGCCGTGGGCCGAACTGCTGACGCCGGCGATCGGCTACGCCCGGCAAGGTTTCACCGTGGCGGATCAGCAGTATCAGTACCGTGAAGACGCCAACAAGCTGTTCGCCGGTAAAACCAACTTCGGCGACTATTTCGGCGCCATGAAGCCCGGCGCGGTGTTCAAACAGCCGGAGCTGGCGGCCACGCTCGAGCGCATCGCCAAGTCGGGCGCCGACGATTTTTATCACGGCGAAACCGCGCGCCTGCTGGTGGCGCAAATGCAGCGCGACAATGGGCTGATCGGCGCGGCGGATTTGGCCGACTATCGGGTGAAATGGCGTGAACCGATGCGCATCAGCTGGCGCGGCAACACCGTCTATACCGCCCCGCTGCCCAGCTCCGGCGGCATTGCGCTGGCGCAGCTGCTGGGGATAAAAGAGGATCGCGCCGCCGATTTCAAGGGGGTGCCGCTGAACTCGGCGCGCTATATCCACCTGCTGGCGGAAATCGAAAAACGCGTGTTCGCCGATCGCGCCGACTACCTCGGCGACCCGGATTTCACTCACGTGCCGGAAGCGCAGCTGATCGCCCCCGACTATCTGAAGAAACGCGCCGCCGAGATCAACCCGACGGCGATCTCGCCGACCGAACGGGTGCGGCCGGGGCTGGAAACCCACCAAACCACCCACTTCTCGATCGTCGATGCCGCCGGCAACGCGGTCAGCAACACCTATACGCTCAACTGGGACTTCGGCAGCGGCGTGGTGGTCAAAGGCGCCGGCTTCCTGCTCAACGACGAGATGGACGACTTCAGCGCCAAACCCGGCGTCGCCAATGCCTTCGGCGTGGTGGGCAGCGACGCTAACGCCATCGAGCCGGGCAAACGCATGCTCTCCTCGATGAGCCCGACCATCATCACCCGCGACGGCGAGGTCAGCCTGGTGATCGGCACGCCGGGCGGATCGCGCATCTTCACATCGATCTTCCAGGTGATCAACAACCTCTACGATTACCATCTGCCGCTGGCGCAGGCGGTGGCCGCCCAGCGTGTGCACCATCAGCTGTTGCCGAAGGACACCCTGTACTATGACAGCTTTGCGCCGCTGACCGGCAAACCGGCGGACGAGCTGAAAGCCATGGGCTACACCCTCGAAGACCAGGGCTGGAACATGGGGGATATTCAGGCCATCCGCATCGATGGCCGCACGCCGGAAACCGCGTCCGATCCGCGCGGCCGCGGCGTCGGCCTGGTGGTGAACAAGTAA
- a CDS encoding DUF3857 domain-containing protein: MKIAIPSLLLFAGLTATHPATVLAVAPPAAADQGQNDTANNDFSFVRYRADYRVNANATNVKTESYEVLLKTKAAVEKFSQIRLSYSEKMETLEVVAAYTLTADGQRHDVAPDRIYTQESYSSATAPLYADRKVRVIVFSNLAPGSRVVYELRRTQNTPYFPDYFGLWETFSVFDQFDDAEVTLQAPAKLPMHIFTRGVAGGDKPQIRDGQAHWRWHYSRSAPMKSQNWAADSWTFSPTIMASTYREWPQLAKAYQLKAGAAAKVTPGIQALADNITAGISDRREQAEALYRWVAQNIRYVAVYLGNGGLEPNSAQSILDNHYGDCKDHVVILEALLAAKGIASSPVLIGMDEGPILPKVPLLSRFNHAITYVPEFKLYLDSTNPWARFGQLPEGDLGAPVLLTRDAKLARTPGSDEQPVKSALSVDFVFDKAGNLHGQTERRLSEVEEIDLRGYFSQINRQNRAQAEASIMSASGIDGSGEVAMNSDPLDLKKQFGYRFRFKADDYVDFGVVGGMTLPNPPGGKSFRTLYTTTAAPGNETPFYCSAQRYDETYRLQLPANVPIIAIPQDRQFRNAAGDYRVAWRRDGQQVIVNHQLQVNAIRGKEALCQAQDYPAFRELFQQVRRGFRGQVVYGELATGK; encoded by the coding sequence ATGAAAATCGCTATTCCTTCCCTGCTGTTATTCGCCGGTTTGACGGCGACGCACCCGGCCACCGTGTTGGCCGTCGCACCGCCCGCCGCAGCGGATCAGGGCCAGAACGACACGGCCAACAACGATTTCAGCTTCGTACGCTATCGCGCGGATTACCGCGTCAACGCCAACGCCACCAACGTGAAGACGGAAAGCTACGAAGTGCTGCTGAAGACCAAGGCGGCGGTCGAGAAATTCAGCCAGATCCGCCTGAGCTACAGCGAAAAAATGGAAACGCTGGAGGTGGTCGCCGCTTATACGCTGACCGCCGACGGCCAGCGCCACGACGTGGCGCCCGATCGCATCTATACCCAGGAGAGTTACTCCAGCGCCACGGCGCCGCTGTATGCCGACCGCAAAGTGCGCGTCATCGTGTTCTCCAACCTGGCGCCGGGATCGCGCGTGGTGTATGAGCTGCGCCGCACGCAAAACACCCCGTATTTCCCCGACTATTTCGGCCTGTGGGAGACGTTCAGCGTTTTCGATCAGTTCGACGATGCCGAAGTGACCCTGCAGGCGCCCGCCAAGCTGCCGATGCATATTTTCACGCGCGGCGTGGCGGGCGGAGACAAGCCGCAGATCCGCGACGGGCAGGCGCACTGGCGCTGGCATTATTCACGCAGCGCGCCGATGAAATCGCAAAACTGGGCGGCGGACAGCTGGACCTTCAGCCCGACCATCATGGCCAGCACCTACCGCGAGTGGCCGCAGTTGGCCAAGGCCTACCAGCTGAAGGCCGGCGCGGCGGCGAAGGTGACGCCGGGCATCCAGGCGTTGGCGGACAACATCACCGCCGGCATCAGCGATCGGCGCGAGCAGGCGGAGGCCCTCTATCGCTGGGTGGCGCAAAACATTCGTTACGTGGCGGTGTATCTGGGCAACGGCGGGCTGGAGCCGAATTCGGCGCAGAGCATTCTCGACAACCACTACGGCGACTGCAAGGATCACGTGGTGATCCTGGAGGCGCTGCTCGCCGCCAAAGGCATTGCAAGCTCGCCGGTGCTGATCGGCATGGACGAAGGCCCGATACTGCCTAAAGTGCCGCTGCTCAGCCGCTTTAATCACGCCATCACCTACGTGCCGGAATTCAAACTGTACCTGGATTCCACCAATCCGTGGGCGCGCTTCGGGCAACTGCCGGAAGGCGATCTGGGGGCGCCGGTGCTGCTGACGCGCGACGCCAAGCTGGCGCGCACGCCGGGCAGCGACGAGCAGCCGGTCAAGAGCGCGCTGAGCGTCGATTTCGTGTTCGACAAAGCGGGTAATCTGCACGGGCAAACCGAGCGTCGGCTGAGCGAAGTGGAAGAGATTGACCTGCGGGGCTACTTCTCGCAGATCAACCGGCAGAACCGGGCGCAGGCCGAAGCGTCGATCATGTCCGCCTCCGGCATCGACGGCAGCGGCGAGGTGGCGATGAACAGCGATCCGCTGGATCTCAAAAAACAGTTCGGTTACCGCTTCCGCTTCAAGGCGGACGACTACGTCGATTTCGGCGTGGTGGGTGGCATGACGCTGCCCAATCCGCCCGGCGGCAAATCGTTCCGCACGCTGTACACCACCACGGCGGCGCCGGGCAACGAAACGCCGTTCTACTGCAGCGCGCAGCGCTACGACGAAACCTACCGTCTGCAGCTGCCGGCCAACGTGCCGATCATCGCCATTCCGCAAGACAGGCAGTTCCGCAATGCGGCGGGCGACTATCGCGTGGCGTGGCGGCGCGACGGGCAGCAGGTGATCGTCAATCATCAGCTGCAGGTGAACGCCATTCGCGGCAAGGAGGCGCTGTGCCAGGCGCAGGATTACCCGGCGTTCCGCGAGCTGTTCCAGCAGGTGCGGCGCGGTTTCCGCGGCCAAGTGGTGTACGGCGAATTGGCCACCGGCAAGTAA
- a CDS encoding helix-turn-helix domain-containing protein: MSDSLMQNITPIGLLSAAIRRERERVNLSVTELAKRAGIAKSTLSQLEAGSGNPSLETLWALAMALDVPVSRLISQPSRQVQVIRAHEGTPTLSEQGNYAATLLATCPPGAQRDIYRLRVQPGEAKLSRPHPPGTVEHVIISSGRARLGPADQPQELSAGDYISYSADREHVFEALEPDTTAVMLIEQG; this comes from the coding sequence ATGAGCGATAGCCTAATGCAGAACATCACGCCAATCGGCCTCTTGTCGGCGGCGATCCGCCGTGAGCGGGAGCGAGTGAACCTGTCCGTCACCGAACTGGCGAAGCGCGCGGGCATCGCCAAGTCCACGCTGTCGCAGCTGGAAGCCGGCAGTGGCAATCCCAGCCTGGAAACGCTATGGGCGCTGGCGATGGCGCTGGATGTGCCGGTCAGCCGGCTGATTTCACAGCCGAGCAGGCAGGTGCAGGTGATCCGCGCCCATGAGGGAACGCCGACACTGTCGGAGCAGGGCAACTACGCCGCCACGCTGCTGGCCACCTGCCCGCCGGGGGCGCAGCGCGACATTTACCGGCTGCGGGTGCAGCCCGGAGAAGCCAAGCTTTCCCGGCCGCATCCTCCCGGCACCGTCGAGCATGTGATTATCAGCAGCGGGCGCGCGCGCCTGGGGCCGGCAGACCAGCCGCAGGAGCTGAGCGCCGGCGATTACATCAGCTATTCCGCCGATCGCGAGCACGTTTTCGAAGCGCTGGAGCCGGATACCACCGCCGTGATGCTGATCGAACAGGGCTAA
- a CDS encoding DMT family transporter, translating to MKTKTRGAVQMILAMTISGTVGWPVLVLGQPPATVVFWRCAFGALAMLATCAALGQLKSGAINRRQLSFAILGGIALVLNWTLLFAAYAHASIAVATVTYHVQPFMLVALGALLFGEKLTANRLGWLLLAFAGMVLIVTGRQNGGGDDYLLGVALALGAALMYAIAAAIVKQLAALPPQLIVLIQLTVGALVMAPFAGLATPPAAPIDWLLLATLGLVHTGLMSTLLYGAIQKIPTSLVGALSFIYPAVAIVVDWAAFGHRLSLLQLLGTLAILGAAAGMNFGWRLSPVARRADKTG from the coding sequence ATGAAAACGAAAACGCGCGGCGCAGTGCAAATGATCCTCGCCATGACCATCTCCGGTACCGTGGGGTGGCCGGTGCTCGTTTTAGGGCAGCCGCCCGCGACGGTGGTGTTTTGGCGCTGCGCGTTCGGCGCGCTGGCCATGCTGGCGACCTGCGCCGCACTCGGTCAGCTGAAATCAGGCGCGATCAACCGGCGCCAGCTGAGCTTCGCCATTCTGGGGGGAATCGCCCTGGTGCTCAACTGGACGCTGCTGTTTGCCGCCTATGCGCATGCCTCGATCGCGGTCGCCACCGTTACCTACCACGTTCAGCCGTTCATGTTGGTGGCGCTGGGGGCGCTGCTGTTCGGCGAAAAGCTGACGGCTAATCGGCTGGGCTGGCTTCTGCTGGCGTTCGCGGGAATGGTGTTGATCGTCACCGGCCGGCAAAACGGCGGCGGCGATGACTATCTGCTCGGCGTGGCGCTGGCGTTGGGCGCGGCCCTGATGTACGCCATTGCGGCGGCGATCGTCAAACAGCTGGCCGCGCTGCCGCCGCAGCTGATCGTGTTGATTCAGCTTACCGTCGGCGCGCTGGTGATGGCGCCGTTCGCCGGCCTGGCCACGCCGCCTGCGGCCCCGATCGACTGGCTGCTGCTGGCGACCCTCGGCCTGGTGCATACCGGCTTGATGTCCACGCTGCTGTACGGCGCCATTCAGAAGATCCCCACCTCTCTGGTCGGCGCCCTGTCGTTCATCTACCCGGCGGTGGCGATCGTGGTGGACTGGGCGGCGTTCGGCCACCGCCTCAGTCTGTTACAGCTGCTGGGCACGCTGGCGATCCTGGGCGCCGCGGCGGGCATGAACTTCGGCTGGCGGCTCTCGCCGGTCGCCCGGCGGGCTGATAAAACCGGTTAA
- a CDS encoding nitroreductase family protein, whose protein sequence is MNTLDAISQRRATKQFDAQHVMTLEEKKALLTIALQGAPSAFNLQHWRPLLIEDRAQREKIREAAWGQAQVTDASMLVVLCGDLSSWESQVKNVWAEAAEPVQQFMIPAVDQYYRGKPQVQRDEVMRSSGIFAQTLMLAAKAQGYDSCPMDGFDFDAVGEIINKPAHYQIALMVAIGKAAGQPYPRIGKLPFDEVVKTDRF, encoded by the coding sequence ATGAATACGTTAGACGCAATCAGCCAGCGCCGCGCCACCAAACAGTTTGATGCGCAGCACGTGATGACGCTCGAAGAGAAAAAAGCGTTGCTGACTATCGCGCTGCAGGGCGCACCCAGCGCTTTTAACCTGCAGCACTGGCGCCCGCTGCTGATCGAAGATCGCGCCCAGCGCGAGAAAATTCGCGAAGCGGCGTGGGGGCAGGCACAGGTCACCGACGCGTCGATGCTGGTCGTGCTGTGCGGCGATCTGTCGAGCTGGGAGTCACAGGTAAAAAACGTCTGGGCCGAGGCGGCGGAGCCGGTACAGCAGTTCATGATCCCGGCCGTCGATCAGTATTATCGCGGTAAGCCGCAGGTGCAGCGCGACGAAGTGATGCGCAGCAGCGGTATCTTCGCCCAGACGCTGATGCTGGCGGCCAAGGCGCAGGGCTACGACTCTTGCCCGATGGACGGGTTTGATTTCGACGCCGTGGGAGAGATCATCAACAAACCGGCGCACTATCAGATCGCGCTGATGGTCGCCATCGGCAAGGCGGCGGGGCAGCCTTATCCGCGCATCGGCAAACTGCCGTTCGACGAGGTGGTGAAAACCGATCGTTTCTGA
- a CDS encoding c-type cytochrome has product MSKMKKIAGWGGVTVLAVVVAGVVASWQPEIAPLAADATHSFSEAQIARGKTLADLGDCAVCHTRSGGERNAGGLAMAIPFGTIYSTNITPDVETGIGSWSYAAFERAMRHGVDRQGRYLYPAFPYTAFTRTSDDDLQALYAYLMSQPPVNYRPPATDLHFPFNIRQGIFAWNLLFLTPGAMQENPAQSAAWNRGAYLAEGLGHCSACHSPRNVLFGEKTGSDHLAGGVAEGWTAPALTGRSPAPLDWTQQDLVDFMRTGYSANHGVAAGPMAPVIEEGLSRLPQADLQAIAVYLRSYHPETAAGATAATLNAKAKRQVEPLSSQGARLFSGACMACHAQEKGAQMAGVRPSLALNTNLFAEAPDNAIRVVLDGIQRPANAELGYMPGFRHNLDDAQIAILLNYLRQHYAGQAPWPELTAQVSRLRAETAQK; this is encoded by the coding sequence ATGAGTAAGATGAAAAAGATCGCCGGGTGGGGCGGGGTTACGGTGCTCGCCGTGGTGGTGGCCGGCGTTGTCGCCAGCTGGCAACCGGAAATCGCGCCGCTCGCCGCCGACGCGACGCACAGTTTTAGCGAGGCGCAGATTGCGCGCGGCAAAACGCTGGCCGATCTCGGCGATTGCGCGGTGTGCCACACCCGCTCAGGCGGCGAGCGCAACGCCGGCGGGCTGGCGATGGCGATCCCCTTCGGCACCATTTACAGCACCAACATCACGCCGGACGTGGAAACCGGCATCGGCAGCTGGAGTTACGCGGCGTTTGAACGCGCCATGCGCCACGGCGTCGATCGCCAGGGCCGCTACCTTTATCCGGCGTTTCCCTATACCGCCTTTACCCGCACGAGTGACGACGATCTGCAGGCGCTGTACGCCTACCTGATGTCGCAACCGCCGGTCAACTATCGGCCGCCGGCCACCGATCTGCACTTTCCGTTCAATATCCGCCAGGGCATCTTCGCCTGGAACCTGCTGTTCCTGACGCCGGGCGCGATGCAGGAAAACCCGGCCCAAAGCGCCGCCTGGAACCGCGGCGCTTATCTGGCCGAAGGGCTGGGGCATTGCAGTGCCTGCCACTCGCCGCGCAACGTGTTGTTCGGCGAGAAAACCGGTAGCGACCACCTGGCCGGCGGCGTGGCGGAAGGCTGGACGGCGCCGGCGTTGACCGGCCGCTCGCCCGCGCCGCTCGATTGGACGCAGCAGGATCTGGTCGATTTCATGCGTACCGGCTACTCGGCCAACCACGGCGTGGCCGCCGGCCCAATGGCGCCGGTGATCGAAGAAGGGTTGTCCCGCTTGCCGCAGGCGGATCTGCAGGCGATCGCCGTCTATCTGCGCAGCTATCATCCTGAAACGGCGGCGGGCGCGACGGCGGCCACGTTGAACGCTAAGGCGAAGCGGCAGGTCGAGCCCCTGAGCTCGCAAGGCGCGCGGCTGTTTTCCGGCGCCTGCATGGCTTGTCATGCGCAGGAAAAGGGCGCGCAGATGGCGGGGGTGCGGCCTTCTCTGGCGCTGAACACCAACCTGTTCGCCGAGGCGCCGGACAACGCCATTCGCGTGGTGCTGGATGGCATACAGCGGCCGGCCAACGCCGAACTGGGCTATATGCCGGGCTTCCGCCATAACCTGGATGACGCGCAGATAGCCATCCTGCTCAACTATCTGCGGCAGCACTACGCCGGTCAGGCGCCGTGGCCCGAGCTGACCGCGCAGGTCAGCCGTTTGCGCGCCGAAACCGCGCAGAAATAG
- a CDS encoding xanthine dehydrogenase family protein molybdopterin-binding subunit, giving the protein MSRLELTRRQLLQAGGVVMVSSLLPAPLSAFAAESVASPADLPLDRVDSFISLTADGRVTAFNGHVDLGTGIRTALAQIVADEICVPFDHVTMILGDTQRTPDQGPTIASATLQVTSVPLRQAAAQVRHLLTALAAKAFELPAEQLTAAAGQVFVTRNPGRSLSYAQLASGQNLHVMLDKNVQLNSERQNHYVGRAVPRVDIPAKVSGGLTYVHDLRLPGMLHGRVVRPPYVGADSSAPLGGGLLSVDESSIAHLPGIVKLVVINDFIGIVAEREEQAIAAMRQLKTEWKPWAGLPDLSPEALPAALEANPKTDRVLRDDAGTDAALALLHTAVQADYVWPYHQHASIGPSCAVAEVKDGRAQVWSGTQNPHDLRKDIARLLELPPGQVHITRMEASGCYGRNCADDVSADAALLARATGRPVRVQLMREQESGWEPKGTGQLIRVRGGLDAQNRVAAYELKTSYPSNNAVTLPLVLTGKVANRGDVQQMGDRTAIPQYEYPHMRVVCQDAAPIVRASWMRGVSALPNVFAHESWIDELAWRAGEDPIAFRLRYLNDPRAVALIEALKRQANWQDGPAHRSRAAGAEVVSGRGFAYARYFHSKFPGFGAAWAAWVCDLSVNRRSGQITLDKIFVAHDCGRMINPAGVRHQVHGNVIQSASRVLKEFVTFNKTGVTSLDWGGYPILRFDELPQIDIQLIDRPEEAPMGAGESASVPSAAAIGNALFDALGVRLREVPFTPARVLAALRAQAGH; this is encoded by the coding sequence ATGAGCCGCCTCGAACTGACCCGCCGCCAGCTGCTGCAGGCCGGCGGTGTGGTGATGGTCAGCAGCCTGCTGCCTGCGCCATTGAGCGCCTTCGCCGCCGAGTCGGTTGCATCGCCCGCCGATCTGCCGCTGGATCGGGTGGACAGCTTTATCAGCCTCACCGCCGACGGCCGGGTGACGGCGTTCAACGGCCACGTCGATCTGGGCACCGGCATTCGCACCGCGCTGGCGCAGATCGTCGCCGATGAAATTTGCGTGCCGTTTGATCACGTCACGATGATCCTTGGCGATACGCAACGCACGCCGGATCAGGGGCCGACCATCGCCAGCGCCACCCTTCAGGTGACCTCAGTGCCGCTGCGGCAGGCGGCGGCGCAGGTGCGGCACCTGCTGACGGCGCTGGCGGCCAAAGCCTTCGAACTGCCGGCCGAACAGCTGACGGCGGCGGCGGGGCAGGTATTTGTGACCAGGAACCCAGGGCGCTCGCTGAGCTATGCGCAGCTGGCGAGTGGGCAAAATCTGCACGTGATGCTGGATAAAAACGTGCAGCTGAACAGCGAACGGCAGAACCACTACGTGGGCCGCGCCGTGCCCCGGGTCGATATTCCGGCCAAGGTCAGCGGTGGGCTGACCTACGTCCACGACCTGCGCTTGCCCGGCATGCTGCATGGCCGCGTGGTGCGCCCGCCATACGTAGGCGCCGACAGCAGCGCGCCGTTGGGCGGCGGCCTGCTGTCGGTGGATGAAAGCTCGATCGCGCACCTGCCGGGCATCGTGAAACTGGTGGTGATCAACGATTTCATCGGCATCGTGGCCGAGCGCGAGGAGCAGGCGATCGCCGCCATGCGCCAACTGAAAACCGAATGGAAACCCTGGGCCGGGTTGCCGGATCTGTCGCCGGAAGCGCTGCCCGCCGCGCTGGAGGCCAATCCGAAAACCGACCGCGTGCTGCGCGACGACGCGGGCACTGATGCCGCGCTGGCATTGCTGCATACCGCAGTGCAGGCCGACTATGTCTGGCCTTACCATCAGCACGCCTCGATCGGCCCTTCCTGCGCGGTGGCGGAAGTCAAAGACGGGCGGGCGCAGGTGTGGTCCGGCACGCAAAACCCGCACGATCTGCGCAAAGACATCGCCAGGCTGCTCGAGCTGCCGCCTGGGCAGGTGCACATCACCCGCATGGAGGCCTCCGGCTGCTATGGCCGCAACTGCGCCGACGACGTCTCGGCGGACGCGGCGCTGCTGGCGCGGGCCACCGGCCGGCCGGTGCGCGTGCAGCTGATGCGCGAACAGGAATCCGGCTGGGAGCCGAAGGGCACCGGCCAGCTGATTCGGGTGCGCGGTGGCCTCGACGCGCAAAACCGGGTGGCGGCCTACGAATTGAAAACCAGCTACCCCTCCAACAATGCCGTGACCTTGCCGCTGGTGTTGACCGGCAAAGTGGCCAACCGGGGCGACGTGCAGCAAATGGGCGATCGCACCGCCATTCCGCAATACGAGTATCCGCACATGCGGGTGGTCTGTCAGGACGCCGCGCCGATCGTGCGGGCTTCGTGGATGCGCGGCGTTTCGGCGCTGCCCAACGTGTTCGCCCATGAGTCCTGGATCGACGAGCTGGCCTGGCGCGCCGGCGAGGATCCGATCGCGTTTCGTTTGCGCTATCTGAACGATCCGCGCGCGGTGGCGTTGATTGAAGCGCTGAAACGGCAGGCGAACTGGCAAGACGGCCCGGCGCACCGCTCGCGCGCCGCCGGCGCCGAAGTGGTGAGCGGCCGCGGCTTCGCCTATGCGCGCTATTTTCACAGCAAATTCCCCGGCTTCGGCGCCGCCTGGGCGGCCTGGGTGTGCGATCTCAGCGTCAACCGCCGCTCCGGGCAGATCACGCTCGATAAAATCTTCGTGGCGCATGACTGCGGCCGCATGATCAACCCGGCCGGGGTGCGCCATCAGGTGCACGGCAACGTCATCCAGTCCGCCAGCCGGGTGCTGAAAGAGTTCGTGACCTTCAACAAGACGGGGGTGACGTCATTGGACTGGGGCGGCTATCCGATCCTGCGTTTCGACGAGCTGCCGCAGATCGATATCCAGCTGATCGATCGCCCGGAGGAAGCGCCGATGGGCGCCGGAGAATCCGCCTCGGTGCCGAGCGCGGCGGCGATCGGCAACGCGCTGTTTGACGCGCTCGGCGTGCGGCTGCGCGAGGTGCCGTTTACGCCGGCGCGGGTGCTTGCCGCGCTGCGCGCCCAGGCCGGCCATTAA
- a CDS encoding (2Fe-2S)-binding protein, protein MEINVNGRVVPLGDISPETPLLYVLRNDLQLNGPKYGCGLGECGACTVLIDGVAARSCSMPLSAVGNKSVTTLEGLGTAEAPHPVQQGFIDEQAAQCGYCANGMIMTLVALFEREPQADEQTIKKELAYNLCRCGTHIEILHAAERARDLLAARRQA, encoded by the coding sequence ATGGAAATCAATGTTAACGGCCGGGTGGTTCCACTCGGCGATATCTCGCCCGAGACCCCGCTGCTGTATGTTTTACGCAACGATCTGCAATTGAACGGCCCCAAATACGGCTGCGGCCTGGGGGAGTGCGGCGCCTGCACGGTGCTGATCGACGGCGTCGCCGCACGCTCCTGCTCAATGCCGCTGTCCGCCGTAGGAAACAAATCCGTCACCACGCTGGAAGGCCTGGGCACCGCGGAAGCGCCGCATCCGGTACAGCAAGGGTTTATCGATGAGCAGGCGGCGCAGTGCGGTTACTGCGCCAACGGCATGATCATGACGCTGGTCGCGCTGTTCGAACGCGAGCCGCAGGCCGACGAACAAACCATCAAGAAAGAATTGGCTTACAACCTGTGCCGCTGCGGCACGCATATCGAGATCTTGCACGCCGCCGAGCGCGCCCGCGATCTGCTGGCCGCGCGGAGGCAAGCATGA
- a CDS encoding MurR/RpiR family transcriptional regulator — protein sequence MFTHKAIAELNALELMVYNYVSKHKNQVMYMTIRELAEAAGVSTTTVLRFCKKMGCDGYSEFRIRFKLYLEQSDAPPVDSGIGEILSFFKSVSNDEFNQLIDQAVQHIAAAERIIFVGISTSGALGKYGARFFSNVGKFSTHIDDPYYPVNSDMYKNAVAIVLSVTGETEEILRLASQFSLHHCKIISITNNETSSLARLADFNLSYHVPQHLIGGHHNITTQIPVLYIIETIGKRLGHINSAK from the coding sequence ATGTTTACCCATAAAGCAATCGCCGAGCTCAACGCCCTGGAGCTGATGGTTTATAACTACGTCAGCAAACACAAGAATCAAGTGATGTACATGACCATCCGCGAGCTGGCCGAGGCCGCCGGCGTGTCCACCACTACCGTGCTGCGGTTTTGCAAGAAAATGGGCTGTGACGGCTATTCGGAATTTCGCATCCGTTTCAAGCTGTATCTCGAACAGAGCGATGCGCCGCCGGTCGATTCCGGCATCGGCGAAATCCTCAGCTTTTTTAAAAGCGTCAGCAACGATGAGTTTAATCAGCTGATCGATCAGGCGGTGCAGCATATCGCCGCCGCCGAGCGAATTATTTTCGTCGGCATCAGCACCTCAGGCGCATTGGGGAAATATGGCGCGCGTTTTTTTTCCAACGTCGGGAAATTCAGTACCCACATCGACGATCCTTATTATCCCGTCAACAGCGACATGTATAAAAACGCGGTGGCGATCGTGCTGTCGGTTACCGGCGAAACCGAAGAGATCCTGCGGCTGGCCAGCCAGTTCAGCCTGCACCACTGCAAGATCATCAGCATTACCAACAACGAAACCTCTTCGCTGGCGCGGCTGGCGGACTTCAACCTCTCCTACCACGTTCCGCAGCATTTGATCGGCGGGCATCACAATATCACCACGCAGATCCCCGTGCTTTACATTATTGAAACCATCGGCAAACGGCTTGGGCATATTAATTCGGCCAAATAA